A stretch of the Cellulomonas sp. WB94 genome encodes the following:
- a CDS encoding serine/threonine-protein kinase: MRAAQGEVLGDRYRLVRQIAVGGMGEVWVAHDESLARDVAIKVLREEYAGDPGFLSRFRTEARNSASLSHQNIAQLYDYGEQDGSAFLVQELVVGEPMSDLLEREPVLPTQRLLPILAQTARALHAAHSAGVVHRDVKPGNILLGRGGRVKITDFGVSLATNQVPMTATGMVMGTAQYLSPEQAVGKPATAASDLYSLGIVAYESLVGHRPFTGPTAVDIAVAHVNTPVPPLPQSVEPRLAAIVMRLLSKEPADRPRSAAELAHALDGMVEQTPPTGIHVVVTDPRVAGSGRRAEAVPEPRREVPPAPAAVPIVVAPPARPTDPGVVPPSYPPRRELRDQGEQDARRSAGSHRATSEPVTRRTSTTTGTRVGRLTWPLVALMLLLIALLGAALAQALTRADVPWDVPGGSSVLAVAEQRLRADDAGYPRPRTEDGMISESVPGDPDTLTTTKDA; encoded by the coding sequence GTGAGAGCCGCACAGGGTGAGGTCCTCGGCGACCGGTACCGGCTGGTCCGGCAGATCGCCGTCGGTGGCATGGGTGAGGTCTGGGTCGCGCACGACGAGTCGCTCGCGCGCGACGTCGCGATCAAGGTGCTCCGCGAGGAGTACGCGGGCGACCCGGGGTTCCTGTCCCGGTTCCGCACCGAGGCCCGCAACTCGGCGTCGCTGTCGCACCAGAACATCGCCCAGCTCTACGACTACGGGGAGCAGGACGGCTCGGCGTTCCTCGTCCAGGAGCTCGTCGTCGGCGAGCCCATGTCCGACCTGCTCGAGCGCGAGCCGGTGCTCCCGACGCAGCGACTCCTGCCGATCCTCGCCCAGACCGCCCGCGCGCTGCACGCGGCCCATTCGGCCGGCGTCGTGCACCGCGACGTCAAGCCCGGCAACATCCTGCTCGGCCGCGGCGGGCGCGTGAAGATCACTGACTTCGGGGTGTCGCTCGCGACGAACCAGGTCCCGATGACCGCGACGGGCATGGTCATGGGCACCGCGCAGTACCTGTCGCCGGAGCAGGCCGTCGGCAAGCCCGCGACCGCCGCGTCCGACCTGTACTCGCTGGGGATCGTCGCGTACGAGTCCCTCGTCGGGCACCGGCCGTTCACGGGCCCGACGGCGGTGGACATCGCCGTCGCGCACGTCAACACGCCAGTGCCGCCGCTGCCGCAGTCGGTCGAGCCACGCCTGGCCGCCATCGTCATGCGCCTGCTCTCCAAGGAGCCTGCCGACCGGCCCCGCTCGGCGGCCGAGCTGGCCCACGCGCTCGACGGCATGGTCGAGCAGACACCGCCGACCGGCATCCACGTCGTCGTCACCGACCCGCGCGTCGCAGGGTCGGGTCGACGCGCCGAAGCCGTGCCCGAGCCCCGGCGCGAGGTACCGCCGGCGCCCGCAGCCGTCCCGATCGTGGTGGCTCCCCCGGCCCGGCCGACCGATCCGGGCGTGGTCCCGCCGTCGTACCCGCCGCGACGCGAGCTGCGCGACCAGGGCGAGCAGGACGCACGGCGGTCCGCCGGCTCGCACCGCGCGACGTCCGAGCCGGTGACCCGACGCACGTCGACGACGACCGGCACCCGCGTGGGCCGGTTGACCTGGCCGCTCGTGGCGCTGATGCTGCTGCTGATCGCGCTGCTCGGCGCGGCCCTCGCCCAGGCGTTGACGCGTGCGGACGTCCCCTGGGACGTGCCTGGTGGTTCGTCCGTGCTTGCGGTCGCAGAACAGCGCCTGCGCGCGGACGACGCCGGATACCCTCGTCCTCGGACCGAGGATGGGATGATCTCCGAGAGTGTGCCGGGCGATCCCGACACCCTGACAACAACGAAGGACGCCTAG
- the pknB gene encoding Stk1 family PASTA domain-containing Ser/Thr kinase, whose product MDEGSRILAGRYAVGELIGRGGMAEVHIGHDTRLGRTVAIKVLRSDLARDPSFLARFRREAQAAASLNHPAIVAVYDTGEDLVTEASGVVAHVPFIVMEYVEGHTVRDILRDGNAVPIDEAVEITAGVLSALEYSHHAGIVHRDIKPANVMLTPTGAIKVMDFGIARAVADSAATMTQTQAVIGTAQYLSPEQARGEQVDARSDLYSTGCLLFELLTGRPPFIGDSPVAVAYQHVREAAPTPSSFAADVPETLDRITLKALAKDRDDRYSSAAEFRADLESAARGGRVAAPPISAFAVGAAASGPATQVMSPTAAATASTQIVPAGASPWAPTTPGATGVLPQSHRTEDEEPPRRRWLLWTLVAVAILAIGGIFALIQANANKVQTPTTVTVPTVANLSEAEARSKIVALGLEFDRLAESNATIAEGFAIRTDPVEGTAVPEKSHVKVWISTGPDSVQLGDLAGLTQDQARAQLKDLGLTVGNITPVDDPVQPQGKVISSDPPAGSPVAAGSAVNLSISSGNVQLPDLVGKSRTEAQGILTTLHLTGSFTNVESADKAPDSVLSQDRPPGLIQQGSTVGISVAIAPTTVTIPDGLVGKTYDEAAAQLQALGLQASRNDVASADYAAGIVTSSNPNKGAIVAPGSTVILNVSQGATPTSGATAPVPGGKPTP is encoded by the coding sequence GTGGACGAAGGTTCCCGGATCCTCGCCGGACGGTACGCGGTCGGTGAGCTCATCGGGCGCGGCGGGATGGCCGAGGTGCACATCGGCCACGACACGCGGCTCGGGCGCACCGTCGCGATCAAGGTGCTCCGCTCCGACCTCGCGCGTGACCCGTCGTTCCTCGCCCGGTTCCGGCGCGAGGCGCAGGCGGCCGCATCCCTCAACCACCCGGCCATCGTCGCGGTCTACGACACCGGCGAGGACCTCGTCACCGAGGCGTCGGGTGTCGTCGCGCACGTGCCGTTCATCGTCATGGAGTACGTCGAGGGCCACACGGTCCGGGACATCCTGCGCGACGGCAACGCCGTGCCGATCGACGAGGCCGTCGAGATCACCGCCGGCGTGCTGTCGGCCCTCGAGTACTCCCACCACGCGGGCATCGTGCACCGCGACATCAAGCCCGCGAACGTCATGCTCACCCCGACCGGCGCGATCAAGGTCATGGACTTCGGCATCGCCCGCGCGGTGGCCGACTCCGCGGCGACGATGACCCAGACCCAGGCCGTCATCGGCACCGCGCAGTACCTGTCGCCCGAGCAGGCCCGCGGCGAGCAGGTCGACGCGCGCAGCGACCTCTACTCCACGGGCTGCCTGCTCTTCGAGCTGCTCACCGGCCGCCCGCCGTTCATCGGCGACTCCCCCGTTGCCGTGGCGTACCAGCACGTCCGCGAGGCCGCCCCGACGCCGAGCTCGTTCGCGGCCGACGTCCCCGAGACCCTCGACCGCATCACGCTCAAGGCGCTCGCCAAGGACCGCGACGACCGCTACTCGTCGGCCGCGGAGTTCCGGGCCGACCTCGAGTCGGCAGCCCGCGGCGGACGTGTCGCGGCACCGCCCATCAGCGCGTTCGCCGTGGGCGCTGCGGCGTCCGGTCCCGCGACGCAGGTCATGTCCCCCACAGCCGCTGCGACGGCCTCGACGCAGATCGTGCCGGCCGGCGCGAGCCCGTGGGCGCCGACGACGCCGGGCGCCACCGGAGTCCTGCCGCAGTCGCACCGGACGGAGGACGAGGAGCCGCCGCGCAGGCGCTGGCTCCTGTGGACCCTCGTGGCAGTCGCCATCCTGGCGATCGGTGGGATCTTCGCCCTCATCCAGGCCAACGCGAACAAGGTGCAGACGCCGACGACGGTGACCGTCCCGACGGTCGCGAACCTCAGCGAGGCCGAGGCGAGGTCGAAGATCGTCGCCCTGGGCCTCGAGTTCGACCGGTTGGCCGAGTCCAACGCGACCATCGCGGAGGGCTTCGCCATCCGCACGGACCCTGTCGAGGGCACCGCGGTCCCGGAGAAGTCCCACGTCAAGGTCTGGATCTCGACCGGCCCGGACTCGGTGCAGCTCGGTGACCTCGCCGGTCTCACGCAGGACCAGGCACGCGCCCAGCTCAAGGACCTCGGGCTCACGGTCGGCAACATCACGCCCGTCGACGACCCCGTGCAGCCGCAGGGCAAGGTCATCAGCAGCGACCCGCCGGCGGGTTCGCCCGTGGCGGCAGGCTCGGCGGTGAACCTGTCGATCTCGAGCGGCAACGTGCAGCTCCCCGACCTCGTCGGCAAGTCCCGCACCGAGGCCCAGGGCATCCTCACGACGCTGCACCTGACCGGCAGCTTCACCAACGTGGAGTCCGCCGACAAGGCTCCCGACTCCGTCCTCTCGCAGGACCGGCCGCCGGGCCTCATCCAGCAGGGCAGCACGGTCGGCATCTCGGTGGCGATCGCGCCCACGACCGTCACCATCCCGGACGGACTCGTCGGCAAGACCTACGACGAGGCGGCCGCGCAGCTCCAGGCCCTCGGCCTGCAGGCGTCGAGGAACGATGTCGCGAGCGCCGACTACGCCGCGGGGATCGTCACGTCGTCGAACCCGAACAAGGGCGCGATCGTGGCCCCGGGCTCGACGGTGATCCTCAACGTGTCGCAGGGTGCAACCCCGACCAGCGGCGCTACCGCACCGGTGCCAGGCGGCAAGCCAACCCCCTGA
- a CDS encoding aminodeoxychorismate/anthranilate synthase component II: MTRILVVDNYDSFVYTIVGYLAQLGAETVVVRNDAVPPVEERTGFDGVLISPGPGTPAEAGASLQVIRDCAAAGIPMLGVCLGHQALGEVFGGTVTHAPELMHGKTSQVIHHGAGVLAGLPSPFTATRYHSLAVVAGTFSDELEVTATVESAHGPIIMGLQHRTLPLHGVQFHPESVLTEGGHRILANWLTLCGDTEALERSVGLHPLVRTSTTPAAR; encoded by the coding sequence ATGACCCGGATCCTGGTGGTCGACAACTACGACTCGTTCGTCTACACGATCGTGGGGTACCTCGCACAGCTCGGCGCCGAGACCGTCGTGGTCCGCAACGACGCGGTTCCCCCCGTCGAGGAGCGCACGGGGTTCGACGGCGTCCTGATCTCCCCCGGACCCGGCACCCCCGCCGAGGCCGGTGCGAGCCTGCAGGTCATCCGCGACTGCGCGGCGGCCGGGATCCCGATGCTCGGCGTGTGCCTCGGGCACCAGGCGCTCGGCGAGGTGTTCGGCGGCACCGTCACGCACGCGCCCGAGCTCATGCACGGCAAGACGAGCCAGGTCATCCATCACGGCGCCGGCGTGCTGGCCGGGCTGCCGAGCCCGTTCACCGCGACGCGCTACCACTCGCTCGCCGTCGTCGCCGGCACGTTCTCCGACGAGCTCGAGGTCACTGCGACCGTCGAGAGCGCGCACGGCCCGATCATCATGGGCCTGCAGCACCGGACGCTGCCGCTGCACGGCGTGCAGTTCCACCCGGAGAGCGTGCTCACCGAGGGCGGGCACCGGATCCTCGCGAACTGGCTGACCCTGTGCGGGGACACCGAGGCGCTCGAGCGCTCGGTCGGGCTGCACCCGCTGGTCCGGACGAGCACGACCCCCGCCGCGAGGTAG
- a CDS encoding class E sortase, with amino-acid sequence MTAPARVGPPRHGRAPQPARSTSAGSVALAGLGVVGELLITAGVLLLAFLVWQLWWTDVEGNRAQAEIVRNLDWAQAPTTAPSAAAGPGATAGPAATPAVVIAAPHRGEDPPVDVEPDLRTTFATLQVPRWDGEPERPVSEGVDKATVLDSLGIGHYPGTVMPGAIGNFAMAGHRTTYAKPFNRVAELQVGDPIVVRTASTWYVYRVTSTEIVRPQDVAVIAPVPGKPGVAPTERSITLTTCHPMFSARERFIVHGVLDYWAPVSEGVPAEIAGGA; translated from the coding sequence GTGACGGCTCCGGCGCGCGTCGGCCCGCCTCGGCACGGACGGGCTCCGCAGCCCGCGCGGTCGACGAGCGCGGGATCGGTCGCGCTCGCCGGTCTCGGCGTCGTCGGCGAGCTGCTGATCACGGCCGGCGTCCTGCTCCTCGCGTTCCTCGTGTGGCAGCTGTGGTGGACCGACGTCGAGGGCAACCGCGCGCAGGCCGAGATCGTCCGGAACCTCGACTGGGCCCAGGCACCGACGACGGCACCTTCTGCTGCGGCGGGCCCGGGTGCGACGGCCGGCCCGGCTGCGACGCCGGCTGTGGTCATCGCCGCCCCGCACCGCGGGGAGGACCCGCCCGTCGACGTGGAACCCGACCTCCGGACGACGTTCGCGACGCTGCAGGTGCCGCGCTGGGACGGGGAGCCCGAGCGTCCCGTCAGCGAGGGCGTCGACAAGGCGACCGTGCTCGACTCCCTCGGCATCGGCCACTACCCCGGCACGGTGATGCCGGGCGCCATCGGGAACTTCGCGATGGCCGGGCACCGGACGACCTACGCCAAGCCGTTCAACCGCGTCGCCGAGCTGCAGGTCGGCGACCCGATCGTGGTCCGGACCGCGTCGACCTGGTACGTGTACCGCGTGACGTCCACGGAGATCGTCCGTCCGCAGGACGTCGCGGTCATCGCCCCGGTCCCCGGGAAGCCGGGCGTCGCACCGACGGAGCGCTCGATCACGCTCACGACGTGCCACCCGATGTTCTCGGCCCGCGAGCGGTTCATCGTGCACGGCGTGCTTGACTACTGGGCACCGGTCTCCGAGGGTGTTCCCGCTGAGATCGCCGGAGGAGCCTGA
- a CDS encoding DUF881 domain-containing protein: MPDRTHHVVHRVSRGTLSVTLVLALAGMMFVANARLARGTDERHPQNLADLAAVEESRVARLQGEVGTLRTEVDRLTEEQARLTGLQIGSPGSGYDVASGMVGVTGPGITVSMTDAPADSQNLPNVRPDDLVVHQQDLQAVVNALWAGGAEAMSLMDQRVISTSAFQCIGNVLSLHGRRYSPPFVVRAVGDPKKLRAALAASPAVQIYLQWVDAVGLGWSVTTAQDPLNLPAYEGITELKYAQVPHGVEVLPGLAAATSGSGS; the protein is encoded by the coding sequence GTGCCGGACCGCACCCACCACGTCGTGCACAGGGTCAGCCGTGGAACGCTCTCGGTGACGCTCGTGCTCGCGCTCGCCGGCATGATGTTCGTGGCCAACGCGCGGCTCGCGCGCGGGACCGACGAGCGCCACCCCCAGAACCTCGCCGACCTCGCCGCTGTCGAGGAGTCGCGTGTCGCGCGGCTGCAGGGCGAGGTGGGCACGCTCCGCACCGAGGTCGACCGGTTGACCGAGGAGCAGGCACGACTCACGGGCCTGCAGATCGGTTCGCCGGGGTCCGGGTACGACGTCGCCTCCGGGATGGTGGGCGTCACCGGTCCCGGGATCACGGTGAGCATGACCGACGCGCCCGCCGACTCGCAGAACCTCCCGAACGTGCGCCCGGACGACCTCGTCGTCCACCAGCAGGACCTCCAGGCGGTGGTCAACGCGCTGTGGGCGGGTGGGGCCGAGGCCATGAGCCTCATGGACCAGCGGGTCATCTCGACGAGCGCGTTCCAGTGCATCGGCAACGTCCTGTCGCTGCACGGCCGGCGGTACTCGCCCCCCTTCGTCGTCCGCGCGGTCGGCGACCCCAAGAAGCTCCGGGCGGCGCTCGCCGCCTCCCCCGCCGTGCAGATCTACCTCCAGTGGGTCGACGCCGTGGGGCTCGGCTGGAGCGTCACGACCGCTCAGGACCCGTTGAACCTCCCCGCGTACGAGGGCATCACCGAGCTCAAGTACGCGCAGGTCCCCCACGGCGTCGAGGTGCTCCCGGGCCTCGCCGCGGCCACGTCAGGCTCGGGCTCGTGA
- a CDS encoding cell division protein CrgA, protein MPESRSRKKPAYIPPPKAAGPVVNPTWLVPVMLTLMIVGLAWIVVTYMMQSQYPIPGIGQWNLAIGFVLILAGFSLTTRWH, encoded by the coding sequence GTGCCTGAGTCGAGGTCGCGGAAGAAGCCCGCGTACATCCCGCCCCCCAAGGCGGCCGGACCCGTGGTGAACCCGACCTGGCTCGTGCCGGTCATGCTCACCCTGATGATCGTCGGCCTGGCCTGGATCGTCGTGACCTACATGATGCAGTCCCAGTACCCGATCCCGGGGATCGGGCAGTGGAACCTCGCGATCGGCTTCGTGCTGATCCTGGCGGGTTTCAGCCTCACGACCCGCTGGCACTGA
- a CDS encoding rhomboid family intramembrane serine protease, with product MSSFQPLPETAGPPVCPRHPDRISYVRCQRCGRPVCPECQRQAPVGVQCVDCVAEAARNARPTQTVLGGRVHDGRPVVTLTIIALCVVSFVLQLAVLGWTARWAFSPAAGQVEPFRFLTTAFLHSTSIFHILFNMYALWIVGPFLENALGRARYIALYLISAVAGSVGVLLFASPVEFAWVQGAVGASGAVFGLFGAVLVVLRRLGRNAQSFLMIIGLNLVIGFVVPGIAWQAHVGGLVVGAGLGAAYAYAPALRRREIGIVATVVAAVVVVGLALLKYASV from the coding sequence ATGAGCTCCTTCCAGCCGCTGCCCGAGACGGCGGGCCCCCCGGTCTGCCCGCGTCACCCCGACCGGATCTCCTACGTCCGCTGCCAGCGCTGCGGACGGCCCGTGTGCCCGGAGTGCCAGCGGCAGGCGCCCGTGGGTGTCCAGTGCGTCGACTGCGTCGCTGAGGCGGCACGCAACGCCCGGCCGACCCAGACGGTGCTCGGCGGGCGCGTCCACGACGGGCGCCCGGTCGTGACGCTCACGATCATCGCGCTGTGCGTCGTGAGCTTCGTTCTCCAGCTGGCGGTGCTCGGCTGGACAGCCCGGTGGGCGTTCTCGCCCGCTGCAGGTCAGGTCGAGCCCTTCCGGTTCCTCACCACCGCGTTCCTGCACTCGACGAGCATCTTCCACATCCTGTTCAACATGTACGCGCTGTGGATCGTCGGCCCGTTCCTCGAGAACGCTCTGGGCCGGGCGCGGTACATCGCGCTCTACCTGATCAGCGCGGTCGCCGGGTCGGTCGGGGTGCTGCTGTTCGCGTCGCCGGTGGAGTTCGCGTGGGTCCAGGGGGCCGTGGGCGCGTCCGGCGCGGTGTTCGGGTTGTTCGGCGCAGTGCTCGTCGTGCTCCGCAGGCTCGGCCGCAACGCGCAGAGCTTCCTCATGATCATCGGACTGAACCTGGTCATCGGGTTTGTCGTGCCGGGCATCGCGTGGCAGGCGCACGTCGGCGGCCTGGTTGTCGGGGCAGGCCTCGGCGCCGCCTACGCGTACGCGCCGGCGCTGCGTCGTCGTGAGATCGGCATCGTCGCGACCGTCGTGGCGGCCGTGGTCGTCGTCGGGCTGGCCCTGCTCAAGTACGCGAGCGTCTGA
- a CDS encoding peptidylprolyl isomerase: MFATLHTTAGDIRIELFPNHAPKTVENFTGLATGSKAWKDPRTGAERTDPLYNGVIFHRVISGFMIQGGDPLGTGTGGPGYNFDDEIHPELGFTEPYLLAMANAGPRRDPITGKVGGTNGSQFFISVAPTTWLTGKHTIFGKVADDASRAVVDAIIAVPTRAGDRPVEDVVISSVTIED, encoded by the coding sequence ATGTTCGCGACGCTGCACACGACCGCCGGTGACATCCGGATCGAGCTCTTCCCGAACCACGCGCCCAAGACGGTGGAGAACTTCACCGGCCTGGCCACGGGTTCCAAGGCATGGAAGGACCCCCGTACCGGTGCTGAGCGCACCGACCCCCTGTACAACGGTGTGATCTTCCACCGCGTGATCTCCGGCTTCATGATCCAGGGCGGCGACCCCCTGGGCACCGGGACCGGCGGCCCGGGCTACAACTTCGACGACGAGATCCACCCCGAGCTCGGCTTCACGGAGCCGTACCTGCTCGCGATGGCCAACGCCGGCCCGCGGCGCGACCCGATCACCGGCAAGGTGGGTGGCACCAACGGCTCGCAGTTCTTCATCTCCGTCGCCCCGACCACGTGGCTGACCGGCAAGCACACGATCTTCGGCAAGGTGGCGGACGACGCGTCGCGCGCCGTCGTCGACGCGATCATCGCCGTCCCGACGCGTGCGGGCGACCGCCCCGTCGAGGACGTCGTCATCTCGTCGGTCACGATCGAGGACTGA
- the rnhA gene encoding ribonuclease HI gives MWTDGACKGNPGVGGWGVWMRSGTHERELFGGEEDTTNNRMELTAVIEGLRALKRPCTVQLNIDSQYVMKGMTSWLAGWKRNGWRTADKKPVKNAELWQALDTEVARHTITWQWVKGHAGDVGNERADELANRGVDQVRERRG, from the coding sequence ATGTGGACGGACGGCGCCTGCAAGGGCAACCCCGGCGTGGGCGGCTGGGGGGTCTGGATGCGGTCGGGCACCCACGAGCGCGAGCTGTTCGGGGGCGAGGAGGACACGACCAACAACCGCATGGAGCTCACCGCGGTCATCGAGGGCCTGCGGGCCCTCAAGCGGCCGTGCACGGTGCAGCTCAACATCGACTCGCAGTACGTCATGAAGGGCATGACCTCGTGGCTCGCGGGCTGGAAGCGCAACGGGTGGCGGACGGCCGACAAGAAGCCGGTCAAGAACGCCGAGCTCTGGCAGGCCCTCGACACGGAGGTCGCGCGGCACACGATCACCTGGCAGTGGGTCAAGGGGCACGCGGGCGACGTCGGGAACGAGCGGGCCGACGAGCTCGCCAACCGTGGTGTGGACCAGGTCAGGGAGCGACGCGGCTGA
- a CDS encoding DLW-39 family protein has protein sequence MKKLLLLMAVAAVGYVAWQQYSQNQDDRDLWAEVTDTFE, from the coding sequence ATGAAGAAGCTGCTTCTCCTGATGGCAGTTGCGGCAGTCGGCTATGTCGCGTGGCAGCAGTACTCGCAGAACCAGGACGACCGGGATCTGTGGGCAGAGGTCACCGACACCTTCGAGTGA
- a CDS encoding DUF3566 domain-containing protein — MSTEPAPPSIPPRNRPSGPVSRPGVPSGGAPTGGAPAGAPATLRPAGSEPIDEATGFGPRPPRGPAAVRPSTSSSASASSASASSASASVDLDDAPSPLQVAVDSVTSSLKKAAAATSAAIGSATHSRTEEHTMTGTTNTAPPRASGTPAPRPTTGRIPTVSATGAPRRVRLAVSRIDPWSVMKLSFLLSVALGIILVVAAAVVWFALDGMHVFAQADTLVREVLGAESNVDILQYVSFSRILSAATLIAVVDVFLLTALSTIAAFLYNITAALVGGVHLTMTDE; from the coding sequence ATGAGCACTGAGCCCGCTCCCCCGTCGATCCCGCCGCGCAACCGGCCGTCCGGGCCGGTGAGCCGGCCCGGCGTGCCGAGCGGCGGTGCGCCCACCGGCGGTGCGCCCGCCGGCGCACCGGCCACGTTGCGACCCGCCGGGTCCGAGCCGATCGACGAGGCCACCGGCTTCGGCCCGCGTCCGCCGCGCGGCCCGGCTGCGGTGCGGCCGTCCACCTCATCGAGCGCGTCGGCCTCCAGCGCGTCGGCGTCGAGCGCGTCGGCCTCCGTCGACCTCGACGACGCCCCCTCGCCGCTCCAGGTCGCGGTCGACTCCGTCACCTCGTCGCTCAAGAAGGCCGCAGCCGCCACGTCGGCCGCGATCGGCTCGGCCACGCACTCCCGCACCGAGGAACACACCATGACCGGAACCACGAACACCGCCCCCCCGCGAGCGTCGGGCACACCCGCCCCCCGTCCGACGACGGGCCGGATCCCTACGGTCTCCGCGACCGGTGCGCCGCGCCGGGTCCGCCTCGCCGTCTCCCGCATCGACCCGTGGTCGGTCATGAAGCTGTCGTTCCTGCTGTCGGTGGCGCTCGGGATCATCCTCGTCGTCGCGGCGGCAGTGGTCTGGTTCGCGCTGGACGGCATGCACGTCTTCGCGCAGGCCGACACGCTCGTCCGGGAGGTGCTCGGCGCGGAGAGCAACGTCGACATCCTTCAGTACGTCTCCTTCAGCCGGATCCTCTCGGCCGCGACGCTCATCGCCGTGGTCGACGTCTTCCTGCTGACGGCGCTGTCGACCATCGCCGCGTTCCTCTACAACATCACCGCTGCGCTGGTCGGTGGGGTGCACCTGACGATGACCGACGAGTAG